The nucleotide window ATGGCGGTGTCGGTCTGCAGATAGCGGACATAGCGGCCGGCCGGATCCTTTTCCTCGAACAGGCTGCGGCCGGTATGGCTGATGATCCCCGCCGTGACCGTATGGCCGAAGCCGAGGGGGTTGCCCACGGCAATCACATGGTCGCCGCCCCGGATGGCGTTGGAGTCGCCGATCGGAATAAAGGCGAAGGGAATCTGGTTGGGCGATTCGATCTTGAGCAGGGCGAGGTCGTAGACCGGGTCGGAGGCCACGAGCCGGGCGATATAGTCGGTGCCGTTGTAGGTCATTATGCGGATATCGGTGGCGTTGCGGATGACGTGTTCGTTGGAAAGCACGTAGCCGCTGGGATGGATGAAGAATCCCGAACCGAGGCCAATGCCCGGCAACGAGGCCCGAATGCCGGTGAACGAAAACTTGATCGGGATCAGCCGCACCTTGACCGGGGTTGCGGTGCGGACATAGATGCTGACCACGGCGGGATCGGCCACGGCGGCCACGTGCTGGATGGTGCGCGAGCGCAGGGGGATGTCCGCCACGGTCTGTGGGCTGTCGACGTAGAGGTTGAGCGGTTTGGCGCCTTTCAATTGCTGCGCGGGGGAGAAGAGTTGTACGGGGGTGTCGGGCTTGTTCTTTTCCTCGTCCAGCGACACGCAGCCGGTCAGGGCCAGGCAACCAAACAGGGCCAGAAGGGGAAATCTTTTTTTCATGGCAAACCTCTCTTGTTAAAGACGTTGATTTTCCAGACTGTGGAAAAAATGGAAAGCCAATTTTCAAACGGGTCTGATTCGTCTATCTTTCGGCCCAATGGAAGATTCTAGGAACCAGCTGGATTTTAACTTTGTGTCGGACGACCTGCTCGAATTCCCGCGCGATTTGGGCGAGGAGGGCTGGTTTCAGTTCCATTCCGAGCAAAAGGTCGCCGTCCAGCGGGTGGAGGATAAGTTCGGCATCGTGCTCAACCGCCGCGTACGCCTGCGGTTGCGGGGGTGTGAAGAGGAGTTCGAGGGCAAGCTCGTGCTCGATTCCCTGCTCTTGCCGCCGCCCCACGCCGAAACCGTCCAGCTCCGCCTAGGCCGCCTCACCTTCGAAAACACCGATATCGACGATTTCCACACGCTGGATTGAAGTGCAGTTCCCGACCTTTTCCCCGATCGCCTTCTGCTGAAATGCAGATGGAGCCTCCTGCCCCATTATAGTTATTCCACATCGCGCACGAAGCGGGCGATGAACATGCCGTCGCCGCCGGCTTCCCAGGGCCAGACCTGCATCTGGCCGTTGGTTTGCTTCCCGGTGATCGGGTTGGTGAAGGGGGCGAGCTTGAAGTTGCTGTGCTGGTCGAGGAAGTTCATGACGACCTCTTCGGTCTCGGGGCGCGTGATGGTGCAAACCGCATAAACCAGAAGACCGCCGGGTTTCACGCACCACTTGACGTTGTTGAGGATCTTGAGCTGGCGGGAGGCGCACTGCATCACATCGCGTTTGGAGGCGCGCCAGCGGGCGTCGGGATTGCGGCTCCAGGTGCCCCAGCCGGAGCAGGGGGCGTCGGCCAGCACGCCATCGAAGGTTTTGGTGAAGGGTTCGTCGTTCACGGCATTGAAGGTCTGGGTGCGGATATTTTTGATCCCGTAGCGGCGGGCGCGCTTCTTCAATTCCTTGAGGGGGGGGATGCGGACATCGGTGGCGAGCACCTTGCCGTCCTGCTCCATCAGATCCATCAGGTGCAGGGCCTTGCCGCCGGCGCCGGCGCAGCAGTCCCACCAGTCGCCTCCCTTTTGGGGGGCGCAGGCGAGGCCGACGCATTGCGAGGCAATATCCTGAACCACGAATTGGTTGGTTTTTCCGGAAAGGGCATTGCCGAGGCTTTGGCCGCCTTCCAGCGAAATGGCGGTTGGAACCTGGTCGTGGATGCGGCCTTCGATCTGCTGCTCCGCCAGTGCCGAGATCAGTGTTTCCGGTTCCGTTCGGCTACGGATCCATGTGGGCGGCCGCGCCTGGAACTCGTTGATGCATGGCACGACCTTTTCGGGGTCGACCACGCTGGCGAAATCGGGGAGCACCAGATCCGTCAGTTCAAGAGGTTCAAAACCTTGCCTTTCCTTGAACCGCTCGTTGAGGATGCACCGGTTTTCCTCGATACCCTTGCCGCCCATGGCCTCAATGGTGAAGGGGAGTTGGCAGCGGCCGGCCAGGAATTCGAAGCTTTGCGGTAGCTCGGCCAGGTCGAGCGCAACGCCCACCAAAACCGCCTCCGGGGCGTCGAGCTGGAGTTTGGAAACCGTCCAGCCATACCACCGGAAATAGGAAAAGATGGCCTGGGAGAGAAAGCGCCGATCCCTCGAGCCGAGCTCGCGGTGCGTTCGCAGGTAGGCGTTTAGCACGGCATCGGCCGGCCTTCCTTCCTCAACGACGAGCTTCGTAAAGTCGGGGAGAATCTCGCCGATCATTTCCGCATGGCGCCGGACAACCTTCTCGGGAAGGGGTTTTGGTTGGGTATTGTTATCCATAAAGTCGCATTTCGATATTGTGCCCTTAATCCCAGGCAGGTATTTAAGTCGAACGCTTCAATACTGGAGGAGGATGCAAATGTCAAAGGAACTTGGATATGTGTTGGTGACGCCGTACACCCTGCGCAAGTCGCGCACGGGAGGTGTACTGGGGCGGTTGCTCAGCACAACAGGGCTGGATTTGGTCGCCGCGCGCATGTTCGGCCCCAGCCACGACTTGGTGAAAAAGCACGCGGAGCTGATCCGAAACAGCGAGGATGTGTGGCCGGAAATCCGGGAGATCCTATCCGAATACATCGAACGCGAATTCGCCCCCGACGAGGACGGCCAGGTGCATCGCGTACTCATGCTGCTCTTCGAAGGCGACAATGCCGTGCGCAAGCTGCGCGACTCGGTTGGCGGATTCGAAGACTCGATCGAAAGCGCCGACACGATCCGCGGAACCTATGGCGACTATATCAAGGCCAACGATGGTTCGGTCACCTATTTCGAGCCGGCCGTGCTGGTGGGCCCCACCGTCGAAGCCGTCAAGGATGTCCTCGGCCTTTGGGCGGAATATTCCGATGCCGACGGCGGCATTCTCGACAATGCCATCCGACTGGCCGACCAAGAGCATGTCCAGAAAACGCTGGTGATCATCAAGCCCGACAACTTCACCTTCCCGAGCTCGCGCCCGGGCAACATCATGGATATCTTTTCGCGCTCCGGCCTCCGCCTGATCGGCGCCAAGCTGTTGCGCATGAGCCTGGCCGAGGCCCTCGAGTTCTACGGCCCCGTCCAGCCCGTCCTGCGCGACAAGCTCGGTGGAATGGCCGTCGACCGCGCCTGCAAAGTGCTCCATGAGGAGTTCGGGTTCGAAATGCCCGACGAGGTGAAAGACGCGCTGGGCAACACGCTCGGCCCCGCCTTCGGCGACCACCAGTTCTTCAGCATCATGAATTTCATGACCGGCCAGTGGGCGCCCGATTGCGATGGCGACGCCACCCTCTGCGAAGGCAAGGTGCGCTGCATGACCCTCGTCTATGCCGGCGAAAACGCCGTCGAGAAGATTCGCAACATTCTCGGCCCCACCGACCCGAGCAAGGCCGCACCCGGTTCGGTGCGCAAGGAGTTCGGCACCGACATCATGGTCAACGCCGCCCACGCGTCCGACTCGCCCGAAAACGCCCTGCGCGAAATCGGAATCGTCAAAGTGGCCAACGACACCATCAAGCGGTGGAACGACCTGTATTTTTCGTGATGCGTGAGCCGTGAAGCGAGATGGACTTCACGTTTCAATCGTCACTTGTCACTCAACAAGACGGAGATATAAACCATGTGGAAAGAAATTGATGCGGCTCCGGCCGATGCAATCCTCGGACTCACCGAGGCCTTCAAGAGCGATTCCAACCCCAAAAAAGTAAACCTGGGCGTTGGCGTCTTCAAGGACGACCAGGGGACCACCCCGATCCTGAAATGCATCAAGGCGGCCGAGAAAAAGCTCGTCGAAACCGAATCGACCAAAGGCTACCTGCCGATATCGGGAAGCCCGGCCTATGCCGCCAATGTGCAGAAACTGCTCTTTGGGGCGGATAGCGAGGTGATCGCCTCCGGTCGCGCGGCCACCATCCATTCCCCGGGCGGCACCGGTGCCCTGCGC belongs to Pontiella desulfatans and includes:
- a CDS encoding S1C family serine protease, with product MKKRFPLLALFGCLALTGCVSLDEEKNKPDTPVQLFSPAQQLKGAKPLNLYVDSPQTVADIPLRSRTIQHVAAVADPAVVSIYVRTATPVKVRLIPIKFSFTGIRASLPGIGLGSGFFIHPSGYVLSNEHVIRNATDIRIMTYNGTDYIARLVASDPVYDLALLKIESPNQIPFAFIPIGDSNAIRGGDHVIAVGNPLGFGHTVTAGIISHTGRSLFEEKDPAGRYVRYLQTDTAINPGSSGGPLITLTGACVGVNTAQIADSQGIGFTVPSSQVKEFLSNVLEGKGKTVE
- a CDS encoding RsmB/NOP family class I SAM-dependent RNA methyltransferase; protein product: MDNNTQPKPLPEKVVRRHAEMIGEILPDFTKLVVEEGRPADAVLNAYLRTHRELGSRDRRFLSQAIFSYFRWYGWTVSKLQLDAPEAVLVGVALDLAELPQSFEFLAGRCQLPFTIEAMGGKGIEENRCILNERFKERQGFEPLELTDLVLPDFASVVDPEKVVPCINEFQARPPTWIRSRTEPETLISALAEQQIEGRIHDQVPTAISLEGGQSLGNALSGKTNQFVVQDIASQCVGLACAPQKGGDWWDCCAGAGGKALHLMDLMEQDGKVLATDVRIPPLKELKKRARRYGIKNIRTQTFNAVNDEPFTKTFDGVLADAPCSGWGTWSRNPDARWRASKRDVMQCASRQLKILNNVKWCVKPGGLLVYAVCTITRPETEEVVMNFLDQHSNFKLAPFTNPITGKQTNGQMQVWPWEAGGDGMFIARFVRDVE
- a CDS encoding nucleoside-diphosphate kinase, which codes for MSKELGYVLVTPYTLRKSRTGGVLGRLLSTTGLDLVAARMFGPSHDLVKKHAELIRNSEDVWPEIREILSEYIEREFAPDEDGQVHRVLMLLFEGDNAVRKLRDSVGGFEDSIESADTIRGTYGDYIKANDGSVTYFEPAVLVGPTVEAVKDVLGLWAEYSDADGGILDNAIRLADQEHVQKTLVIIKPDNFTFPSSRPGNIMDIFSRSGLRLIGAKLLRMSLAEALEFYGPVQPVLRDKLGGMAVDRACKVLHEEFGFEMPDEVKDALGNTLGPAFGDHQFFSIMNFMTGQWAPDCDGDATLCEGKVRCMTLVYAGENAVEKIRNILGPTDPSKAAPGSVRKEFGTDIMVNAAHASDSPENALREIGIVKVANDTIKRWNDLYFS